One part of the Mycolicibacterium aromaticivorans JS19b1 = JCM 16368 genome encodes these proteins:
- a CDS encoding extracellular solute-binding protein: protein MSWPPRFSTRMLAGLIAVAVVLFSSAVVLGRTGGPSGTTVITVRLWDPQVAAAYAESFTEFSRTHPDIEVRTNVVPYASYFTTLRTDVAGGGADDIFWLNNANFAEYADNHRLMSVAPSLDWDPSVIAQFTRGGALWGVPQLTDAGIALYYNADLLAADGVDPAALNSLRWDPDPGIDTLRPLLTRLTHGRQWAYNAANDLQAIYLNYIGSAGGVFSAGDRFAFDNPQAATAFRYVIGLINTDRVAPPASDTNDNGDFSRNQFLSGRMALFQSGTYNLAQIAEQATFRWGVAPLPAGPAGRVSVTNGIVAAGNPISPHPDAVREVLAWLGGDRGNSYVGRHGAAIPAVLSAQQEYFDYWSAKGVDVTPFFRVLDGPRIAAPGGPGFAAGYQAIKPYFDEMFLGRTPVDQALASAQQAANTAASR, encoded by the coding sequence ATGAGCTGGCCGCCACGGTTCTCCACCCGGATGCTGGCCGGGCTGATCGCGGTCGCTGTGGTCCTGTTCTCCTCTGCCGTGGTGCTGGGCCGCACAGGCGGACCGTCGGGCACGACCGTGATCACCGTGCGACTGTGGGACCCGCAGGTGGCGGCAGCCTACGCCGAGTCCTTCACCGAATTCAGCCGCACGCATCCGGACATCGAGGTGCGCACCAACGTCGTCCCTTACGCCAGTTACTTCACCACCCTGCGGACCGATGTCGCAGGCGGCGGCGCCGACGACATCTTCTGGCTCAACAACGCGAACTTCGCCGAATACGCCGACAACCATCGGCTGATGTCGGTGGCGCCGAGCCTGGACTGGGATCCGTCGGTGATCGCGCAATTCACCCGGGGCGGCGCGCTGTGGGGCGTGCCACAACTGACCGATGCCGGAATCGCCCTGTACTACAACGCCGATCTGCTAGCCGCCGACGGCGTCGACCCCGCCGCACTGAACTCGCTGCGCTGGGATCCCGACCCGGGCATCGACACCCTGCGCCCCCTGCTCACCCGCCTGACCCACGGCAGGCAGTGGGCGTACAACGCCGCCAACGACTTACAGGCCATCTACCTCAACTACATCGGCTCGGCGGGCGGGGTGTTCTCCGCCGGGGACCGGTTCGCCTTCGACAACCCGCAGGCCGCCACCGCGTTCCGCTACGTCATCGGCCTGATCAACACCGACCGGGTCGCCCCGCCCGCCTCGGACACCAACGACAACGGCGACTTCTCCCGCAACCAGTTTCTGTCCGGGCGGATGGCGCTGTTCCAGTCAGGCACCTACAACCTGGCCCAGATCGCCGAGCAGGCGACGTTCCGCTGGGGCGTGGCGCCGCTGCCGGCCGGACCGGCGGGACGGGTCAGCGTGACCAACGGCATTGTCGCCGCAGGCAATCCCATCAGCCCTCACCCCGACGCGGTGCGCGAGGTGCTGGCCTGGCTGGGTGGCGACCGTGGCAACTCCTACGTCGGCCGCCACGGCGCCGCGATCCCGGCAGTGCTGTCTGCCCAGCAGGAGTACTTCGACTACTGGTCAGCGAAGGGCGTCGACGTGACGCCGTTCTTCCGGGTGCTCGACGGCCCGCGCATCGCCGCGCCCGGCGGACCGGGCTTCGCCGCCGGATATCAGGCGATCAAGCCGTACTTCGATGAAATGTTCCTGGGCAGAACACCCGTCGACCAGGCGTTGGCATCCGCCCAGCAGGCGGCCAATACCGCGGCGTCGCGCTAG
- a CDS encoding carbohydrate ABC transporter permease, whose protein sequence is MTSRNALIYLGLLAGAVITLAPFGLGLLTSFTSAQQFATGTPLSLPSPPTLANYSALGDAGFGRALAVTALMTAIITLAQLTFSVLAAYAFARLEFTGRDAMFWIYIATLMVPGTVTVVPLYLMMAELGLRNTFWALVLPFVFGSPYAIFLLREYFRGIPADLVNAARLDGANTLDVLVHVVLPASKPILVTLTLITVVSQWNSFMWPLVITSGGAWRVLTVATAGLQTQYNAQWTLVMAATTVAIVPLIALFLVFQRQIVRSIVVTGLK, encoded by the coding sequence ATGACCTCACGTAATGCGCTGATCTACCTGGGTCTGCTGGCCGGTGCAGTGATCACCCTGGCACCGTTCGGGCTGGGTTTGTTGACCTCGTTCACCTCGGCGCAGCAGTTCGCCACCGGAACTCCGCTGTCGCTGCCGAGCCCGCCGACCTTGGCCAACTACAGCGCCTTGGGCGATGCCGGATTCGGCCGGGCGTTGGCGGTGACAGCACTGATGACGGCGATCATCACGCTGGCGCAGCTGACGTTCTCGGTCCTGGCGGCTTACGCGTTCGCCCGCCTGGAGTTCACCGGCCGCGACGCCATGTTTTGGATCTACATCGCGACGCTGATGGTCCCCGGCACGGTGACCGTGGTGCCGCTGTATCTGATGATGGCCGAGCTGGGCTTGCGGAACACGTTCTGGGCGTTGGTGTTGCCGTTCGTGTTCGGCTCCCCCTACGCGATCTTCCTGCTGCGCGAGTACTTTCGCGGAATCCCCGCCGACCTGGTCAACGCCGCCCGGCTGGACGGGGCCAACACCCTCGACGTGCTGGTGCACGTGGTGTTGCCGGCCAGCAAGCCGATCCTGGTGACCCTGACCCTGATCACCGTTGTAAGTCAATGGAATTCGTTCATGTGGCCGCTGGTCATCACCAGCGGCGGCGCCTGGCGGGTGCTCACCGTCGCGACCGCGGGGTTGCAGACCCAGTACAACGCCCAGTGGACGCTGGTGATGGCGGCGACGACGGTGGCGATCGTCCCGCTGATCGCGCTGTTCCTGGTGTTCCAGCGTCAGATCGTGCGCTCGATCGTCGTCACCGGGCTCAAATGA
- a CDS encoding carbohydrate ABC transporter permease, whose translation MAKVTTRRVRSTLLGYTLLAPSLFGVVCFLLLPMLVVLWLSLHRWDLLGPIRYVGLDNWRSVLTDAGFGNSLLVTLAFIAIVVPVQILLGLFAAALLSRELPGSGVFRTVYVVPWVCSPLAVAVLWHWILAPTDGAVSTVLGRRVEWLTDPGLALPVVSAVTVWMNVGYVTLFFLAGILAIPPQIHAAARLDGATSRQRFWHITLPMLRPTLFFVSVTGIVSAAQVFDTVYALTGGGPAGRTDLVAHRIYAEAFGAAAIGRAAVMALVLFVILVGATIVQHLYFRRRISYDLT comes from the coding sequence ATGGCCAAGGTGACGACTCGGCGTGTGCGCTCGACCCTGCTGGGGTACACGCTGCTCGCACCGAGCCTGTTCGGGGTCGTCTGCTTCCTGTTGCTGCCCATGCTGGTGGTGCTGTGGCTGAGCCTGCACCGGTGGGATCTTCTGGGCCCCATCCGCTATGTGGGACTGGATAATTGGCGTTCTGTGCTCACCGACGCCGGCTTCGGCAACTCCCTGCTGGTGACACTGGCGTTCATCGCGATCGTTGTTCCGGTGCAGATCCTGCTGGGGTTGTTTGCCGCGGCATTGCTGTCCCGCGAATTGCCGGGCAGCGGCGTGTTCCGCACCGTGTACGTGGTGCCGTGGGTGTGCTCGCCGCTGGCGGTCGCGGTGCTGTGGCATTGGATCCTGGCGCCGACCGACGGCGCGGTGAGCACCGTGTTGGGGCGTCGCGTCGAGTGGCTGACCGATCCCGGGCTGGCGTTGCCGGTCGTCTCGGCGGTGACGGTGTGGATGAACGTCGGCTACGTGACGCTGTTCTTCCTCGCCGGGATCCTGGCGATTCCGCCGCAGATCCACGCCGCGGCCCGACTCGACGGCGCGACGAGCCGGCAGCGGTTCTGGCACATCACGCTGCCGATGCTGCGGCCCACGCTGTTCTTCGTCTCGGTCACCGGCATCGTCAGCGCGGCGCAGGTGTTCGACACCGTGTACGCGCTGACCGGTGGCGGGCCCGCCGGGCGCACCGATCTGGTGGCGCACCGGATCTATGCCGAGGCGTTCGGCGCCGCCGCGATCGGGCGGGCAGCAGTCATGGCACTGGTGCTGTTCGTCATCCTGGTCGGCGCGACGATCGTCCAGCACCTCTACTTCCGTCGCCGGATCAGCTATGACCTCACGTAA
- a CDS encoding TldD/PmbA family protein codes for MSHRDVDADFLALPRHALADAALSAAHAAGASYADLRIHAITSEVVQLRDGELQSAVTDREIGLAVRVIVDGTWGFASHAELAPEVAADTARRAVGVATTLALLNAERIELAAEPVYSDVTWVSNYGIDPFTVPTADKIALLGEYSGRLMASDGVDHVSAMVMTVKEQTFYADTFGSSITQQRVRLQPALEAVAVDATAGSFESMRTLAPPTARGWEAVVGDEVWDWSTELAELPSMLAEKTKAPTVVAGPTDLVIDPTNLWLTIHESIGHATEYDRAIGYEAAYAGTSFATPDKLNTMRYGSPVMTVTADRTVEYGLATIGYDDEGVAAQSWDLVRDGIFVGYQLDRVFAPRLGHTRSNGCSYADSPHHVPIQRMANVSLQPGAEDLSTDDLISRVSDGIYIVGDKSWSIDMQRYNFQFTGQRFYRIRDGRLDGQLRDVAYQATTTDFWNSMEAVGGRQTWRLGGAFNCGKAQPGQVAAVSHGCPSALFRGVNVLNTREEAGHA; via the coding sequence GTGAGTCACCGTGACGTTGACGCCGACTTTCTGGCCCTGCCGCGCCATGCGCTCGCCGACGCTGCCCTGTCGGCGGCCCACGCGGCCGGCGCCAGCTACGCAGATCTGCGGATCCACGCGATCACCAGCGAGGTGGTGCAACTACGCGACGGCGAGCTGCAGAGCGCGGTCACCGACCGGGAGATCGGGCTGGCAGTGCGGGTGATCGTCGACGGCACCTGGGGGTTCGCCTCGCACGCCGAGCTGGCCCCCGAGGTCGCCGCCGACACGGCGCGCCGTGCGGTCGGTGTCGCCACCACGCTGGCGCTGCTGAACGCCGAGCGCATCGAGTTGGCGGCCGAACCGGTGTACAGCGACGTGACGTGGGTGTCGAACTACGGGATCGACCCGTTCACCGTGCCGACCGCCGACAAGATCGCTCTGCTCGGGGAATACTCCGGTCGCTTGATGGCCTCCGACGGGGTCGATCACGTCTCGGCGATGGTGATGACCGTCAAAGAGCAGACGTTCTACGCCGACACCTTCGGCTCGTCGATCACCCAGCAGAGAGTGCGGCTGCAGCCGGCGCTGGAGGCGGTGGCCGTCGACGCGACCGCCGGCAGCTTCGAGTCGATGCGCACGCTGGCCCCGCCGACCGCCCGCGGCTGGGAGGCGGTGGTAGGCGACGAGGTCTGGGACTGGAGTACCGAACTGGCTGAGCTGCCCAGCATGCTCGCCGAGAAGACCAAGGCGCCGACGGTGGTTGCCGGGCCGACCGATCTGGTGATCGATCCCACCAATCTGTGGCTGACCATTCACGAATCCATCGGCCACGCCACGGAATACGACCGGGCGATCGGCTACGAAGCCGCCTACGCGGGTACCTCGTTCGCCACCCCGGACAAGCTGAACACGATGCGCTACGGCTCGCCGGTGATGACCGTGACCGCTGATCGGACCGTCGAATATGGTTTGGCCACAATCGGATACGACGACGAGGGGGTGGCAGCCCAGAGCTGGGATCTGGTGCGCGACGGCATCTTCGTCGGTTACCAACTCGACCGGGTGTTCGCGCCGCGGTTGGGCCACACCCGATCCAACGGCTGCAGCTATGCCGACTCCCCACACCACGTCCCGATCCAGCGGATGGCCAACGTCTCGCTGCAGCCCGGCGCGGAGGATCTGAGCACCGATGACCTGATCTCCCGGGTCTCGGACGGCATCTACATCGTCGGCGACAAGTCCTGGTCGATCGACATGCAGCGCTACAACTTCCAGTTCACCGGCCAGCGGTTCTACCGGATCCGCGACGGACGGCTGGACGGTCAGTTGCGCGACGTGGCGTATCAGGCCACCACCACCGATTTCTGGAATTCGATGGAAGCCGTTGGCGGGCGCCAGACCTGGCGTCTCGGCGGGGCGTTCAACTGCGGCAAGGCCCAGCCCGGTCAGGTGGCCGCGGTCAGCCACGGCTGCCCGTCGGCGTTGTTCCGCGGGGTGAACGTGCTCAACACGCGCGAGGAAGCGGGCCACGCATGA
- a CDS encoding metallopeptidase TldD-related protein — protein MIPAQQVVELALQAAGQSGRADETIVIVTDRAEASLRWAGNSMTTNGVSTTRSTTVISIVRKGNTSHTGAVRSSDVNPAAIAVLVAAAEHAAQAAPDARDNAPLLTGSGTPDDWNESIPETGAGVFADVAESLSRGFGRTDRLYGYAHHVVETTFLATSTGIRRRFTQPTGTVEINAKRDGASAWAGISTPWFADVPTDTLLDDLAMRLGWANRTVELPAGRYETVMPPSAVADMMIYLGWSMDGRGAEEGRTALSAPGGGTRVGEKLTELPLTMYSDPFAPGLECAPFVAATSGSETVSVFDNGLDIGRVDWIRNGAINALAYPRGAAAEFGTTVAVPADNLLMTGGSAELADMVAATERGLLLTTLWYIRTVDPTTLLLTGLTRDGVYLIEDGEVTRAVNNFRFNESPLDLLRRATEAGVPEQTLPREWGDWATRAVMPTLRIPDFHMSSVSQAQ, from the coding sequence ATGATCCCCGCCCAGCAGGTCGTCGAGTTGGCATTGCAGGCCGCCGGCCAGTCAGGTCGGGCCGACGAGACGATCGTGATCGTCACCGATCGGGCCGAGGCCTCGCTGCGGTGGGCCGGGAACTCGATGACCACCAACGGTGTTTCGACCACCCGGTCGACCACCGTCATTTCGATTGTACGCAAAGGCAATACGTCGCATACAGGTGCGGTCCGCAGCAGTGACGTGAACCCCGCTGCGATCGCGGTGTTGGTGGCCGCTGCCGAACACGCTGCCCAGGCCGCTCCCGACGCCCGCGACAATGCGCCGCTGCTGACCGGTAGCGGTACGCCCGACGACTGGAACGAGTCGATCCCGGAGACCGGGGCGGGCGTGTTCGCAGATGTCGCCGAATCACTGTCCCGCGGCTTCGGGCGCACCGACCGGTTGTACGGGTATGCCCACCACGTCGTCGAGACCACGTTTCTGGCCACCTCGACCGGGATCCGCCGCCGCTTCACCCAGCCGACCGGAACCGTCGAGATCAACGCCAAACGCGACGGTGCCAGCGCATGGGCGGGCATCAGCACGCCATGGTTCGCCGACGTGCCCACCGACACGCTGCTCGACGATCTTGCGATGCGCCTCGGCTGGGCCAACCGGACCGTCGAGCTGCCGGCCGGCCGCTACGAAACCGTGATGCCGCCATCCGCGGTGGCCGACATGATGATCTACCTCGGCTGGTCGATGGACGGTCGCGGCGCCGAGGAGGGCCGGACGGCGTTGTCGGCGCCCGGCGGCGGCACCAGGGTCGGGGAGAAACTCACCGAACTGCCGCTGACGATGTACTCCGATCCGTTCGCACCGGGCCTGGAGTGCGCGCCGTTCGTCGCGGCCACCAGCGGTTCGGAGACGGTCTCGGTGTTCGACAACGGGCTCGACATCGGGCGGGTGGACTGGATCCGCAACGGCGCCATCAACGCACTGGCCTACCCGCGCGGCGCGGCCGCCGAGTTCGGGACGACGGTCGCGGTACCCGCCGACAACCTGCTGATGACCGGCGGCAGCGCCGAGTTGGCCGACATGGTGGCGGCCACCGAGCGCGGGCTGCTGCTGACCACGCTGTGGTACATCCGCACCGTCGACCCGACCACCCTGCTGCTGACCGGGCTGACCCGCGACGGGGTCTACCTGATCGAAGACGGCGAAGTCACCCGGGCGGTCAACAATTTCCGCTTCAATGAGAGCCCGTTGGATCTGCTGCGCCGCGCCACCGAGGCGGGCGTGCCCGAGCAGACGTTGCCGCGTGAATGGGGCGACTGGGCGACCCGAGCGGTGATGCCGACGCTGCGAATCCCCGACTTCCACATGTCGTCGGTGAGCCAGGCGCAATAA
- a CDS encoding carboxymuconolactone decarboxylase family protein, giving the protein MADDLDAVLTQLVVQSPADLQRLVGLIRTTCGDTLSLTPLPAQTPVSAPESDAEKVVAEFAEQFSVDVSAISDRQREALTGALGAASFAAVIQMFFADFLPRVRNGLEVLGLPVGWVPEAPMWDPGIDAGDMLFNQLLPGVARLRSLDPVTTEVVRLRGAVAHNCRLCKSLRESKALDAGGSESMYDDIEHFESSELLSDAHKAALRYADALIWSPARISPAVASGVREHFSQEQARELTLDVMRNASNKIAVSLKADQARVADGTERYLIDEDGQTVFA; this is encoded by the coding sequence ATGGCCGATGATCTCGACGCTGTCCTGACCCAGCTGGTGGTGCAATCACCGGCCGACCTGCAGCGGCTGGTGGGACTGATCCGCACCACCTGTGGCGACACCCTCTCGTTGACTCCGCTGCCTGCGCAAACGCCGGTGAGCGCGCCCGAGTCGGACGCCGAGAAGGTGGTGGCTGAGTTCGCCGAGCAGTTCAGCGTGGACGTGTCGGCGATCTCCGACCGTCAGCGGGAAGCGCTGACCGGTGCGCTGGGTGCGGCGAGCTTCGCCGCGGTGATCCAGATGTTCTTCGCCGACTTCCTGCCGCGGGTGCGCAATGGTCTGGAGGTACTCGGGTTGCCGGTCGGCTGGGTGCCGGAGGCGCCGATGTGGGATCCGGGCATCGATGCCGGTGACATGTTGTTCAACCAGCTGCTGCCCGGGGTGGCGCGGCTGCGGTCTCTGGACCCGGTCACCACCGAGGTGGTGCGCCTGCGCGGAGCTGTCGCCCACAACTGCCGGCTCTGCAAATCGCTACGCGAGAGCAAGGCTTTGGACGCCGGCGGCAGCGAATCGATGTACGACGACATCGAGCACTTCGAGTCCTCCGAACTGCTGAGCGATGCGCACAAGGCGGCGCTGCGTTACGCCGATGCGCTGATCTGGTCACCGGCGCGGATCAGTCCGGCGGTGGCCTCCGGTGTACGCGAGCACTTCTCGCAGGAGCAGGCCCGCGAGCTGACCCTGGACGTGATGCGCAACGCCAGCAACAAGATCGCGGTGTCGTTGAAAGCCGATCAGGCCCGCGTCGCCGACGGCACCGAGCGCTACCTCATCGACGAGGACGGTCAGACCGTCTTCGCCTGA
- a CDS encoding threonine aldolase family protein has protein sequence MVTVPIPSSAFASDNAAPAHPRALEAIQAANDGAVMSYGGDPITHRAADRIRDAFDSPGADVLFAFTGTGANIIALTAAVRPWHEILCSDVAHSLLDEAGGPVRVSGASLIALPSDDGLIDPALLDRRITRRGEVHHSQPRIVTITQSTENGRVWQPEAIAAFVDHAHELDLLVHVDGSRVANAIAALGTSPLDAVGDADIVTVGGTKNGMLFGDAILVRRPERFTGIEFVQKQIGHLASKHRYVAAQFEAMLTDGAWLETAAHANAMARKLSSGLTELGLHVASATDANEVFVDLPADALAAVRQHFAVHVPDPHKPAARFVCSWATTDTDVDAALAALAQAKTV, from the coding sequence ATGGTGACTGTGCCGATCCCTTCCAGCGCTTTCGCCTCCGACAACGCCGCTCCCGCACACCCCCGGGCCCTCGAGGCGATCCAGGCCGCCAATGACGGCGCTGTCATGTCCTACGGCGGTGACCCCATCACTCACCGCGCGGCCGACCGGATCCGGGACGCCTTCGACTCCCCCGGCGCCGATGTTCTGTTCGCCTTCACCGGCACCGGCGCGAACATCATCGCGCTGACCGCCGCCGTACGGCCCTGGCACGAAATCCTCTGCAGCGACGTCGCCCACAGCCTGCTCGACGAGGCCGGCGGGCCCGTCCGGGTTTCCGGCGCCAGCCTCATCGCGCTGCCGAGCGACGACGGCCTCATCGACCCGGCTCTGCTGGATCGTCGCATCACCCGCCGCGGCGAGGTGCACCACTCTCAACCACGCATCGTCACCATCACCCAGTCCACCGAAAACGGTCGCGTCTGGCAGCCCGAGGCGATCGCGGCATTCGTCGACCACGCGCACGAGCTCGACCTGCTGGTCCATGTTGACGGCTCCCGCGTTGCCAATGCCATTGCGGCCCTTGGCACCTCGCCTCTGGACGCCGTCGGCGACGCCGACATCGTGACGGTGGGCGGCACCAAGAACGGCATGCTGTTCGGCGACGCGATCTTGGTGCGCCGCCCCGAGCGCTTCACCGGTATCGAGTTCGTCCAGAAGCAGATCGGCCACCTGGCCAGCAAACATCGTTATGTCGCAGCGCAATTCGAGGCCATGCTGACCGACGGCGCCTGGCTCGAGACCGCCGCCCACGCCAATGCCATGGCTCGCAAGCTCAGCTCAGGCTTGACCGAACTCGGCCTGCACGTGGCGTCGGCCACCGACGCCAACGAAGTGTTCGTCGACCTGCCCGCTGACGCGTTGGCCGCCGTGCGACAACACTTCGCCGTGCACGTCCCCGACCCGCACAAGCCCGCCGCCCGGTTCGTCTGTTCGTGGGCGACCACCGACACCGACGTCGACGCCGCTCTGGCCGCGCTCGCTCAGGCGAAGACGGTCTGA
- a CDS encoding GAF domain-containing protein, translating into MSEAEPHKTDTTAGLSPLAGQLEKVAEQLGVKSVLVMRSEPDSMVVAATAGEATKHYTVGAAGKKARDDGSRVPLYCEKVVDADSPLFVRDSREDATFAGNEDETEFGLHNYLGLPVHDASGNVVGTVCVLDDSAREYTDEQREQLSALRGDVEAVLRNDGTALG; encoded by the coding sequence ATGTCTGAAGCCGAACCCCACAAGACGGACACCACCGCAGGGCTCTCACCGCTGGCCGGCCAGCTGGAGAAGGTCGCTGAACAGCTCGGGGTGAAGTCGGTTCTGGTGATGCGCTCGGAACCCGATTCGATGGTGGTAGCGGCGACTGCCGGTGAGGCCACTAAGCACTACACGGTGGGAGCGGCCGGCAAGAAGGCCCGTGACGACGGTTCTCGGGTGCCCCTCTACTGCGAGAAGGTGGTCGACGCTGACAGCCCGCTGTTCGTGCGGGATTCGCGCGAGGATGCGACATTCGCCGGCAATGAGGACGAGACAGAGTTCGGCCTGCACAACTATCTGGGCCTGCCGGTACACGACGCATCGGGAAACGTGGTGGGCACGGTCTGCGTGCTCGACGATTCCGCGCGCGAGTACACCGACGAGCAGCGCGAGCAGCTTTCGGCGCTCCGCGGTGATGTCGAAGCGGTACTGCGCAATGACGGCACCGCCCTGGGCTGA
- a CDS encoding alpha/beta hydrolase: protein MRHFIGHLSLIHGWLPTAVQTITAVVLGCAINWRSRRWRRLWLPVSMAGGVALAAWAHWYIDGLGVAGDPAPPVLWVWIAAIGLAVGGLALGWRSTRWWRRGLAVLAVPLCVLSAALAVNLWVGYFPTAHTAWNQLTAGPLPDQIDRATVTMMQLEGVRPAKGVVVPVAIPDNASGFHHRRELVYLPPAWFDSNPAPRLPTVMMIGSALNTPADWLRAGHAIHIVDDFAAVHGGNAPVLVFVDATGAFDNDTECVNGSRGNAADHLTKDVVPYLISNFRVSADRANWGILGWSMGGTCAVDLTVMHPDMFSAFVDIAGDIAPNVGDKTQTIGTLFGGNADAYAAFDPGAVITSHGHYSAVTGWFDIPGNPQPQHRSLTEAGMDVATDGVHDPAANPEGQDLAANTLCGLGSAHGIRCTVVTQPGRHDWPFAAQAFGAALPWLAGRLGTPGVPRVPLPGLTPQAASPPGPSVAMPSVQAAGK, encoded by the coding sequence GTGCGCCACTTCATCGGTCACCTGTCGTTGATCCATGGCTGGCTGCCGACAGCCGTTCAAACGATCACCGCGGTGGTGCTGGGATGCGCGATCAATTGGCGGTCTCGGCGCTGGCGGCGGTTGTGGCTTCCGGTGAGTATGGCCGGCGGTGTGGCGCTAGCGGCGTGGGCACACTGGTACATCGACGGGTTGGGCGTGGCCGGCGACCCGGCCCCGCCGGTGCTGTGGGTTTGGATCGCGGCCATCGGCCTGGCGGTGGGTGGGCTGGCGCTGGGCTGGCGAAGCACGCGGTGGTGGCGGCGCGGTCTGGCCGTCCTGGCCGTGCCGCTATGTGTGCTCAGCGCCGCGCTCGCGGTCAACCTTTGGGTCGGCTACTTCCCGACCGCCCACACCGCCTGGAACCAGCTCACCGCGGGCCCACTACCGGACCAGATCGACCGGGCCACGGTGACCATGATGCAACTGGAAGGTGTCCGGCCGGCCAAGGGCGTCGTCGTCCCGGTGGCGATCCCCGACAATGCATCGGGATTCCATCACCGCCGGGAGTTGGTATATCTGCCCCCGGCGTGGTTCGACAGCAACCCGGCACCCCGGTTGCCGACGGTGATGATGATCGGCTCAGCACTCAACACCCCCGCCGACTGGCTGCGGGCCGGTCATGCGATACACATCGTCGACGACTTCGCTGCCGTGCATGGCGGCAATGCTCCGGTGCTGGTATTCGTCGATGCCACCGGTGCATTCGACAACGACACCGAATGCGTCAACGGAAGTCGTGGGAATGCCGCCGACCATCTGACCAAAGACGTAGTGCCGTACCTAATTTCGAACTTCCGGGTAAGCGCAGACAGGGCGAACTGGGGTATTCTCGGTTGGTCGATGGGTGGTACCTGCGCAGTCGACCTGACCGTGATGCATCCCGACATGTTCAGCGCGTTTGTCGACATCGCTGGCGACATCGCCCCCAATGTCGGAGACAAGACGCAGACCATCGGCACACTGTTCGGGGGCAACGCCGACGCATACGCTGCGTTCGACCCGGGCGCAGTCATCACCAGCCACGGCCATTACAGCGCGGTAACCGGCTGGTTCGACATCCCAGGTAACCCCCAGCCGCAGCACCGCTCTCTCACCGAGGCCGGAATGGACGTTGCCACCGACGGTGTCCATGATCCCGCCGCCAACCCCGAGGGCCAAGACCTAGCCGCCAATACGCTCTGCGGGCTGGGCAGCGCGCACGGAATTCGATGCACCGTCGTGACGCAGCCAGGCAGGCACGACTGGCCCTTCGCGGCACAGGCCTTTGGCGCTGCACTGCCGTGGCTTGCCGGACGGCTCGGCACTCCCGGGGTACCAAGAGTCCCCTTACCTGGGCTGACACCACAAGCAGCGTCGCCACCCGGCCCGTCCGTCGCAATGCCGAGCGTACAAGCCGCCGGGAAGTAG
- a CDS encoding CsbD family protein — protein sequence MGDSGPEEAVKGVVEDVKGKAKEVIGIVTDKDDLREEGRAQQDKAEAARDVAKKEAEAEAARTAEQAAEARQKAAE from the coding sequence ATGGGCGACAGCGGACCCGAAGAAGCCGTCAAAGGCGTCGTCGAAGACGTCAAGGGCAAGGCGAAGGAAGTTATCGGCATCGTCACCGACAAGGACGATCTGCGTGAAGAAGGTCGCGCTCAGCAGGACAAGGCTGAGGCCGCGCGCGATGTAGCCAAGAAGGAAGCCGAAGCCGAGGCCGCCCGCACCGCGGAGCAGGCCGCCGAGGCGCGCCAGAAGGCCGCCGAGTAA